From Candidatus Cloacimonadota bacterium, one genomic window encodes:
- a CDS encoding DUF2905 domain-containing protein, whose amino-acid sequence MKEISTILIIFGVLIILIGLLMRYTSILSFLGKLPGDIRVEKSNFKFFFPITSMIIISIIINIIIRIFKK is encoded by the coding sequence ATGAAAGAAATTTCTACTATTCTGATAATTTTCGGAGTTTTAATAATCTTGATCGGATTATTGATGAGATACACTTCCATCTTGTCATTTCTCGGAAAATTACCTGGAGATATTCGTGTTGAGAAATCCAATTTCAAATTCTTTTTCCCGATCACTTCCATGATTATTATCAGTATCATTATTAATATTATTATCAGGATCTTTAAAAAATAA